Genomic window (Asticcacaulis excentricus CB 48):
ATACTCGAGGCTGTCTCATATGTGTTTGTGACATGAGACAGTCTCGAATGGAATACCAAGAGTCATTTTCAATGACCCTTGGTATAACCCGCCTTCCCCGCAAAAAGGACTCCCATGCGCCCTACCCGCCGTCAGATGCTTGGTTCCGCCGCGGCCCTCAGCGGTGCCGCCCTCTCCCCCGCTACGCAGGCCGCGACGGCCCCGTTCAAGGCCAGTTGGGAGTCGCTGGGCGACGCCTATCAGACGCCGGACTGGTTTAAGGACGCCAAGCTGGGCCTGTGGTCACACTGGGGGCCGCAGTGCGTGCCGGAGGCGGGCGACTGGTACGGACGGCAGATGTATATGCAGGGCAATCCCTATTACGACCTGCATGTGCAACGCTATGGCCATCCAGCGCATCATGGCTTTATGGAGATCATCAACGACTGGAAGATCACGGATTGGGACCCGGAGGGTCAGATCGCCCTGTATAAGGCCGCCGGGGCCAAATACTTCGTGTCGATGGCCAATCACCACGACAATCTGGATATGTTCGATTCGAAGTTCCACAAATGGAACACGCTGAGCGTTGGCCCGAAGATGGATATTGTCGGCCGCTGGGCGAAGGTGGCGCGCGCCGCCGGTCTGCGCTTTGGCGTCTCCAACCACGCGGCCCACGCCTGGCACTGGTGGCAGACGGCCTATGGCTACGATCCGGAAGGGCCGATGCGCGGCGTGCGCTATGACGCAGCGCGCCTTTCTAAGTCCGATGGCAAGGGCAAATGGTGGGACGGCCTCGATCCGCAGGAGCTTTATACCGGCCCGGTCAAGGACATGGTGCCGCCGGACGGCCTGACGTCGATCAAGGCGATGAACGATTTTCACGATCAGCATTCGGGTCAGTGGCTGGAGACGTCGCCTAACGCCTGGTATGCCAGACAGTGGTTGCTGCGTCAGAACGATCTCGTCGATAGGTACCGGCCTGACTTTGTCTATTTCGACAATTACGGACTGCCGTTGGAACAGGCGGGGCTCGATGCCACGGCCTATTTCTACAACCAGAACCGCAAATGGAACGGCGGCAAGCTGGAGGCCGTCGTCACCGGCAAGAAGCTGGACGCCAGACAGAAACGCGCCATCGTCGATGATGTCGAGCGCGGCTTTTCCGATAGTCTGCGCGCCGAATACTGGCAGACCTGCACCTGCATCGGCAACTGGCACTATGACCGCGGACTTTATGAGCGCAATGGCTATAAAACCGCCAAGGACGTCATCCAGCGCCTCGGCGATATCGTCGCCAAGAACGGCAATATGCTGCTGTCGATCCCACAGCGCGGCAACGGGGCCATTGACGAAAAGGAAGTCAAGATCCTTCAGGACATGGCGGCGTGGATGAGGGTGAATGGTGAGGCCATATTTGGCACCCGCGTCTGGACGATCTACGGCGAAGGCCCGGCCCGCTTTGCCGAAGGAATGCAGAACGAGCACGCGCAGAAGGGCTTTAGCCACGAAGACATCCGCTACACCACTAAGGGCGAGGTGCTCTACGCGCTGGGGCAGGACTGGCCCAACAGCGGTTATATGAACCTGACGGCCATGGCGCAGGGGTCAGCCCAGCGCAAGGGTACGGTCGAGCGCGTCGAACTGCTGGGCCATGGTCAGCCGCTGGCGTTCGGCCTGTCGATCAACGGGCTGAATGTGAAGTTGCCCGACGCGCGCCCGACCTTTACGCCAGTACTGAAAATCATGGGGTCGGGGATCGTATAAAGCCCATTGAGCCGACAAAGGCTCCGGGCCTTCGCTTGCTTCCACTGGCCACTTTCGCTAGGGTGATCGCGTCGGCAACCGACCGTAAGCGTGTAACGTCAAGCAACGCACCTCACCCCCCGTCAGTGGACGGGGCCTGATCATAGGTGCCCTGTGCTGACGTTTTTTCCCGAAAGAGACACTATGCTGTTTCCACGCTTA
Coding sequences:
- a CDS encoding alpha-L-fucosidase translates to MRPTRRQMLGSAAALSGAALSPATQAATAPFKASWESLGDAYQTPDWFKDAKLGLWSHWGPQCVPEAGDWYGRQMYMQGNPYYDLHVQRYGHPAHHGFMEIINDWKITDWDPEGQIALYKAAGAKYFVSMANHHDNLDMFDSKFHKWNTLSVGPKMDIVGRWAKVARAAGLRFGVSNHAAHAWHWWQTAYGYDPEGPMRGVRYDAARLSKSDGKGKWWDGLDPQELYTGPVKDMVPPDGLTSIKAMNDFHDQHSGQWLETSPNAWYARQWLLRQNDLVDRYRPDFVYFDNYGLPLEQAGLDATAYFYNQNRKWNGGKLEAVVTGKKLDARQKRAIVDDVERGFSDSLRAEYWQTCTCIGNWHYDRGLYERNGYKTAKDVIQRLGDIVAKNGNMLLSIPQRGNGAIDEKEVKILQDMAAWMRVNGEAIFGTRVWTIYGEGPARFAEGMQNEHAQKGFSHEDIRYTTKGEVLYALGQDWPNSGYMNLTAMAQGSAQRKGTVERVELLGHGQPLAFGLSINGLNVKLPDARPTFTPVLKIMGSGIV